The Diabrotica virgifera virgifera chromosome 10, PGI_DIABVI_V3a genome has a window encoding:
- the LOC126893108 gene encoding uncharacterized protein LOC126893108 codes for MSKRQYIRRGVQQQEPQPHIFDLYQKPLFDNTIRKEEFRTYTPYIKSFNNSDVVEFIINQSDAFFGIHETLLEIKGSIEKVGDGVVSLTPNVGAFLFDTCTYIQSSHDMEIVRDPGVVSTIRSLLCYTPEDSKFLSTAGWNYPNNPHISGDNFSLLIPIKHIFNIFNDYNKLTYGRQVFRFVRARNDRDCILVKEPNATTTTTVSLTVSSMELKVKHVFPNDDMKIELMTPIKNNVPITIPFRKWELNELPSLTSGSRREIWSVKTTSSVERPRYVIVAFQTSKRDDIHADPTLFDHIRMSSVRLVINGEYWPNERLQLDFAKNDYAIAHYNYTEFFPSYTLSSTKHPILDYAAFKKYALFVFDCSKQDDTSFRSGTVDVKLEIEADEGFPAGTRAYCLIVHDSLLEYFPLTEVIKNII; via the coding sequence ATGTCAAAACGTCAATACATTCGACGGGGGGTTCAACAGCAGGAGCCTCAACCTCATATTTTCGATCTTTACCAAAAACCTCTGTTCGATAATACTATTAGAAAAGAAGAATTTCGGACATATACACCATACATCAAATCATTTAATAATAGTGACGTTGTCGAATTTATCATAAATCAATCAGATGCATTTTTTGGGATACACGAAACGCTGTTGGAAATTAAAGGAAGTATAGAGAAAGTAGGTGATGGCGTGGTTTCTCTTACACCGAATGTTGGAGCTTTCTTGTTTGATACATGTACGTATATCCAAAGTTCACATGATATGGAAATAGTTAGAGACCCAGGTGTAGTTAGCACTATTCGcagtttgttatgttatactcCTGAAGATTCCAAGTTTCTCAGTACTGCAGGATGGAACTATCCGAATAATCCACATATATCGGGAGACAACTTTAGTTTACTGATTCCGATAAAACATATATTCAACATTTTCAACGACTACAATAAATTAACCTATGGCCGTCAAGTGTTTCGATTTGTTCGAGCACGCAATGATAGAGACTGTATTCTAGTGAAAGAACCTAATGCTACAACAACAACAACAGTATCTTTAACTGTTTCCAGCATGGAACTCAAGGTCAAGCATGTCTTTCCCAATGATGATATGAAAATTGAATTAATGACTCCGATTAAGAATAATGTGCCGATAACTATACCTTTCCGTAAATGGGAGCTCAATGAACTACCTTCACTTACGTCAGGATCTCGACGCGAGATATGGAGTGTAAAGACAACTTCATCTGTTGAACGTCCACGCTATGTCATTGTGGCTTTTCAAACTTCTAAACGAGATGACATACACGCTGATCCAACATTATTTGATCACATTAGAATGTCCAGCGTGCGATTAGTTATTAATGGAGAATACTGGCCTAACGAGAGATTGCAATTGGATTTTGCAAAAAATGACTATGCTATAGCTCACTATAACTATACGGAATTCTTTCCTAGTTATACTCTTTCCTCAACAAAACATCCCATCTTAGATTATGCTGCTTTCAAGAAATATGCCTTATTTGTTTTTGACTGTTCCAAGCAGGATGATACGTCATTCAGATCAGGAACCGTTGATGTTAAACTGGAAATCGAAGCAGATGAAGGTTTTCCGGCAGGCACTCGAGCCTACTGTTTAATTGTTCACGACAGCCTACTCGAATACTTTCCTCTAACAGAagttatcaaaaatattatttaa